A stretch of Fusarium poae strain DAOMC 252244 chromosome 2, whole genome shotgun sequence DNA encodes these proteins:
- a CDS encoding hypothetical protein (SECRETED:SignalP(1-19)): protein MVSLKSLVVLLALGTEALAGLNKPAVCSTILGTKTVKNVPTSTLTNIKKITITKRIIRRVNVVVIPVAKTTTIKTTKTDTTVSTAPKETDTVWSTVVSADTTWLTRTAWTTSTVPSTTITTKYFVSTISAPSSFVPIKGDPSYVARKRDENQPRAPKAIANDARTVIGGSLPQSVRCVKEIPQYTTKTVSTTIQGPRKTVKAATKTKMSTVTTTSTSTIYPERATTTSTTIVHTLVTSFTDVLSTTVTTQIVTVESAIPTDIVYDQCSDSNMVATANGGKYIGQLTAASNNFHGSLITTITTPRACCTECAANPFCLLAWHWKNLGCYIYTAVDTSVCANGQFLFTIYETSNTNFGYVLSNGPCGLSKNGGPA from the exons ATGGTTtctctcaagtctcttgtTGTGCTTCTTGCACTTGGCACTGAGGCCCTTGCTGGGTTGAACAAGCCTGCAGTATGCTCCACTATTCTTGGCACAAAGACTGTGAAGAATGTCCCTACTTCTACTCTCACAAACATCAAGAAGATCACTATTACGAAAAGGATTATTCGCAGAGTCAACGTTGTTGTTATACCTGTCGCCAAGACCACCACTATCAAAACGACCAAGACGGATACAACTGTTTCAACGGCGCCAAAGGAGACTGACACTGTCTGGAGCACTGTAGTCT CTGCGGATACAACCTGGCTCACGCGAACTGCGTGGACAACCAGCACCGTCCCTTCCACGACCATCACCACAAAGTATTTCGTGTCCACCATTTCCGCACCCTCATCTTTTGTCCCTATCAAGGGCGATCCTTCATACGTAGCACGAAAGCGAGATGAAAATCAGCCGAGGGCCCCCAAGGCAATTGCCAATGATGCAAGAACAGTGATAGGTGGCTCATTGCCCCAGAGTGTTCGATGCGTCAAGGAGATTCCTCAATACACTACCAAGACTGTCAGCACGACAATTCAAGGACCTCGAAAGACAGTAAAGGCTGCCACCAAGACGAAAATGTCTACTGTCACTACAACAAGCACCTCTACTATCTATCCTGAACGTGCTACCACGACCTCTACCACCATCGTCCATACTCTGGTTACTAGTTTCACTGATGTTCTATCTACTACTGTAACTACCCAGATTG TCACTGTCGAGAGTGCAATCCCAACCGACATCGTCTACGATCAGTGCTCGGACAGCAACATGGTGGCAACTGCCAACGGGGGGAAATACATTGGCCAACTAACCGCAGCTTCCAACAACTTCCATGGGTCATTAATCACCACTATCACCACGCCTCGTGCCTGTTGCACTGAATGTGCTGCTAACCCATTTTGTTTGCTCGCATGGCACTGGAAAAATCTCGGCTGTTATATCTACACAGCGGTAGATACCAGCGTCTGTGCCAACGGGCAATTTCTTTTCACTATCTATGAGACTTCAAATACCAACTTTGGGTATGTGTTAAGTAACGGCCCTTGCGGGTTGAGCAAGAACGGTGGCCCCGCTTGA